In a single window of the Biomphalaria glabrata chromosome 13, xgBioGlab47.1, whole genome shotgun sequence genome:
- the LOC106063010 gene encoding DNA fragmentation factor subunit beta-like: protein MLNSITSLINGIKKPLKVRCVAEESFRRYGIVAKDYSDAVKKGKEKLKIPNNVKVTVVLEDDGTEVTDNGYLDTLQPHTTLVFLRPGEYFQSDLVKVVEGLQLLISSIKPEGIKEITQLLKKEESYEKLEMFSQLKEASLINIDAEKRQDDEDWFQGIDKKYKTKTAYMKYLAQRRIRSYFDSAKDQIQEEKDPKVKAELLGIFDKMKTELKKNDQHGHYFDRSSSKQKLCDEKGWFKCEGPFDEDACDQSHMINPYSSKLRRLGFMNWNLDHIIEKKREVIPKLVEAAKKKSGKKQLNHMEVYKLLFTKDNLKFVQYECHKKEARSPTINVDDFYLH, encoded by the exons ATGTTAAATTCGATTACATCTTTAATAAATGGTATAAAAAAGCCATTAAAAGTTCGATGTGTTGCAGAAGAGAGCTTTCGCCGTTATGGCATAGTTGCAAAGGATTATTCTGACGCagttaaaaaaggaaaagaaaaattaaag ataCCAAATAATGTTAAAGTAACGGTGGTTCTGGAGGATGATGGTACTGAAGTCACTGACAATGGCTATTTAGATACTCTGCAACCACACACCACACTTGTTTTTCTTAGACCAGGAGAATATTTCCAGTCAG accTGGTCAAAGTTGTAGAAGGACTGCAATTGCTTATTTCTAGTATAAAGCCTGAGGGTATTAAAGAAATTACTCAATTGTTAAAGAAAGAAGAGTCTTATGAAAAACTTGAAATGTTTTCACAACTTAAAGAAGCGTCCCTGATTAATATAGATGCTGAAAAAAGGCAAGATGATGAAGATTGGTTTCAAG gcATTGAtaagaaatacaaaacaaagacagCATATATGAAATACCTGGCACAGAGACGCATCCGCAGTTATTTTGACTCT GCCAAGGACCAGATCCAGGAAGAAAAAGACCCCAAGGTCAAAGCTGAGTTGCTTGGTATAtttgacaaaatgaaaacagaaCTCAAGAAAAATGACCAGCATGGACATTATTTTGATCGTAGTTCATCCAAGCAAAAGTTATGTGATGAAAAAGGATGGTTTAAATGTGAAGGACCTTTTGATGAAGATGCCTGTGATCAATCCCACATGATTAACCCATATTCTTCTAAACTAAGAAGACTTGGTTTTATGAATTGGAACCTTGACCATAT aATTGAGAAAAAAAGGGAAGTGATTCCTAAACTGGTTGAAGCTGCCAAAAAGAAGAGTGGCAAGAAACAGCTCAACCACATGGAAGTCTATAAACTCTTGTTTACAAAGGACAATTTGAAATTTGTTCAATATGAGTGTCATAAGAAAGAGGCCAGATCCCCAACAATCAATGTAGATGATTTTTACTTACAttaa